CTGCCGGGTTTTCCACCCAGTTGAAAGATGCCGCCGTAAACATCATCTGGCCTACTATTGTGGACGAGGTGCTGAGCTTGGATGCGTGGTCTGAGAAGCTGAACAAGACAGCCTAAAAGCAGATGCTAAACTGCCAAGCATGCTCAATGACTCAGTGAATGAGTAAAGATCAGATTTCAGATTTCAATAAGAAGTTAGATACAATGAAATTCTCTATACTTTTACATACTCTCTCTTAAGAACCCTCTCGCACAATTCCTTTAGCGCTTTAGCGCCATACTCAAAGTCCTTGAGCTCAAGATACACTTGAGCTGAGAACCTCGCCCACAAAGACCCGGAAATAAATCCAAGATTAATAAACGTATTGTAATCTTGAGCAAGATGCTGCAGAATGAAGTTTATGACATTTGAAACGTCTTCCAAAGGAATCGAATCCACATTCTCTCCCGTGCTAGATGAAGAAATATTAAGAGGAAGCTGGACGTTAGCAAAGGCAACCCTTTTCGTTTCCGGCATGGGCAATGTTCGAGTCTGCAGTATCTCCACCGCCAATTTCTCACCATCTCGGGCCAAGTCTCGGCAATACGCTTGAATGGCTTCTTCACCCCCACATATGTCCCTTCTAAAATCCATAGCTGCAGGAATGCATAAAGGAGGCCCATTATCAATTGTTCCAGTGTAACTGAATTGAAACACGAATGGGTTTTTAGAGGCTGGAAGTTCGTATGGACTCGTgtattgtttcttttgcagAATCTCAGGCAGCGGCTGAAAGCCGTGAGATGTTGGAAGAGAGGACCGCATAAGCCCCTGGTTCTTTGATGCGACGTATAAAATCGCGCATGTATGCGGTACAAAGAGCCACCTAAACACAAGTTCAGAATATGAGACGTTCCCAAATAAGgtactattataaaaagactTACTTGTGGCAGTTGGATGTGAGAAAGTCGGCACCTAACTTCTCTAGATCAAGATCGATCATGCCGATACCATGAGCCCCATCAATTGCACTTAGCACACCAAATTCCCGACAAATTTCTGTCAGGCGCTCAAACGGTATCCTGAGTCCTGGCATGCTCAGGACGGTATCGAAAATGGCCACTCGAATGCGGCCTTGGTGTTCTTGCAACACCAACCGAAACGCTCCAACAAGGgtatcgtcatcatccgtAGTAGGATCAAAGGGGACACGAACACTCTCTACAGGTGTGCTTTCAACAAGATAATCCACAGTCTTCTCGATTGCGCCGTAAGTCCCCTGTACGTAGGCAATCAAGTCTCCCGGTTCATACCTCAAGTTGCGAAGCACGGTATTCAGCGCCAGTGTTGCGTTTGGGACGAGCACAATCTCATCCGTGCTCGCAGCTTGAACAAGATTTGCAACACGTTCACGAATTTCATCAAGCTTTTTCGGATATGTGTATCGAACAAAGCTATCCGGCTCGGCCTGCACTGCGTCCTGGACAGAGCGCAGAGCATCTCGCACAGGGCGAGGATATCCGCCGTATGAGCCTGAATATGCCATTAATTAGATACCTTATAAGATTCATCTCACTCTCTTCTCATCGACCCCAATGTGTAACTCACCTTGGTTCAAGTGGATGAAGCCCGGTTTGAACATGAAGTATTTCTCCCGAAATGCTCGCCCAAATGGGGGCGAGTTGGTAGCATCCATTGACTCAACCATGATTGTTGTGAAATATCCTATATGGCCTACCGGAACAAAAGAGTTTGTATGCGGCTATTGATTCGCCAAGTATAGACAGTGAAATAAGTATGTGCAGAGGTTGAGAGCTCTGTATCCGAGACTGTCCTAATTCGATCATCTTAGCTAATATATCTGACTGTACATCTGCCCCCACTGTCACACCGATCGCCGTATCGCAAGTTCAGCTCTTCGCCGTGATCGGCTTCCTATCAATGAGTGTCCTCACACCGTCAAAAAGGTCAGCGCCACCGGGGGAAAGGATCGAAGGATATTCGCGGCATTGCTGATTCAGCGGTATGACAAAGCCTCTTAGGTCCTTATCACCGGCGCCAATAACGCCTCCAATATTCCATCCAATGACGAATTCGTAAGCCGATCCTACTAAGGGCTTGTATGGAATCAATGGCGCTACCACGCCCTCCGAGGAGGGGTTGACATTGAGATCGGAGCTCGAGGGCCATGGATCAAAGCAACACAATAATTCTCTTGCAAGTTCTTGAAGATAAAAGTACCAAGCGCTCATAAACTGAAAGCGATAGGCAAactcgtcttcttcaactctctCCAGATACTGTAACAAGACAGAACCACCAGACTCTTCACAACAGCCAAGATGCCTTCCCCGCAACCAGTTTCGACAGACGCCGCTCCTGCGcccatttctctcttctctcaggCTCAAGTCTACAACGGTCTCGTATATTGTTCTGGAAACATTGGCATCGACCCAAAGACAGGCAAACAAGTTGAGGGAACAGTAAAAGATCGCACTGTAAGAGACCATTTGCAATTATAACAGCAAAAGAATCCATTAACCACTAACTAATCTATAGGAACAAACTATTCGCAATATCTCCGCCACCTTGGAGGCCGCCAATTCGTCTCTCAAGCGAATCATTAAAGTCAACGTTTACTTGACCACAATGGATAACTTTGGCCCGATGAATGAAGGCTACGCAAAGTTCTTTTCTGCTCCTTTCCCTGTAAGCTCATCAACTTCGTCATGATAAGCGAGAAAGTTTTAACACAGTGTAGGCCAGGACTTGTGTCAGCGTCGCAGGCCTGCCCATGGGCTCTGATGTCGAGATCGAGTGCGTCGCGGCATTGAACGAATAGATCTGCTGAGAAATATGCTTCACATTTGTACCTTCAACTGAGCACATTCTATGGCAGCGTTCAGAGGCTTTCGGTAAAGGGGCTTTGGATTGACATGGACCACAAGGGTTATTTTCGACTGTAAGCGGTCACATTTGTATACTGCATATGcgcaaagacaaaaatccGCCAATCCTGTTGGTAGAAATTGTCAGATAGTCGTAAAAATTGAGAGAAGCTCCATGGtaatcagcagcagctcgtgTAAGACTTAAGTGAATAGGATGAAATGCCGGTGGAACTGCCGGAAAATTGTAAGATGAAAGTGGGAATGCTGTCGGCAAATACTTGATTCTCTCGGCGGTTTAGACATTGTCCGCGCAATAAAGGCGGCATAATTTCCGACTGCCATACGAAGAATAGATCATCCACCCCATTCCGCCTAAGTTCCGCTACAAATCCCGCTCTTATGCCGCTTCCATAAAGGCGACTCGAAGTTTGCGTGCTCGCCCAGTGTTGCTCAGAAAGTACCTTGGCAGAGACGTATTAGCCACTCGAAATTAGAATCAGAGCGGTGTTTGACAACCTGTCCTATCCTCTGTGTTGGTATTTTAATGTTTCGACTCTAAAGAGATACATGTCTTATCAAATCGTAGATTATCGTTCCGtttcagcagctcaagaagcgCGAAATAGGACTGGTTGCTCGTTTAATTCGCCTATTGAGTTGACGGAACTCCGCTCGGCATTTGAAGAGGCGGTAAGCCGCATGCATTACTGTATACAGTATGTACATGCGGTATCACGACAGCCACCAAGAATTTAAAGGAAAGGAAGAATCTTGATCCTAGTGAATCAAACGGAAGAAGTTGGTCAAATAAATGGATAGTTTTCCTATACATGTTTACCAATAGTGGGTGGTTGCTTATAGCTGTGCGCTCACTTAATTCTAGTGGTTATATCGATAAACTCTCTACATCCTCGGCCCCTCACAGCCTTCGCGGACACTCTAATAGTGGACTACAACTGGCTATTCAAACCCTTTAATATAAATGGTAACCCATCATTGGTTGGAGGATATTTGTTCATATGTATGATTACTCTGCATGCTCCGTGAGCTACTCTGCATTAGTAAACATATAATAAACAAGACCATCAGATTTCCCAAGTAGGAAATTGTACAGGGCCCGATAGAATGGGCCCGCCAACAACCCCCTACGATAAGATAACCTTAATACAGGGTTGGCTTTACATCTATTTCGCCTTCTTCTGTACACAAATTCCCCAGACCCTTTAGCAAGATAGAATACAGTTGTCGGATATACAATGGGTGATGCGATTGATTGCCCGACTAGTGGACCTGCTTACTTGTTAACCCACCGAGTGATTACATCTTATGCATAACCTCGAACAATCAACCGCTTCATATCAAGTGCTATATAGTAGAATAAGCACCGAAGGTGTGGAATCATATTTGCTGGAAAGTCAGTGTACTCCCCGCCACACTATACGTTATACTGGATAGAGGCGGCGTGAATATATAGGAAGGTCAGCGTTTGCGGGCTTGTGGCATCTCAGACTATATTTTCttcctcgctctcctctctcactcttccCTCCAAGAACTCACAATGTCTCTTATGGGAACTGTTCTCGGCGTACTGGCGAACCTAACTGCCCCAACCTCTGGTGTTGGTTCATTTACTTGCCAGCCAGGCCACTCCTGTTGGCCCAGCCTTCAGGAATGGGATGCATTCAATCAGACAGTGTCAGGACGCCTAAAGGTTCCAGTTATCCTATCCAGTCCTTGTTTCCCCAATTCACCAAACTTtaatgaagaagaatgtgCCAGTGTATTGGGCAGCTACGGAGACGGCTTCTTTCGACAGTCAATACATGGGGCATTGCAGAACACTGCTTGGGAAGGCTGTGGTAACGAAAACTGCTTTCCGGGCATTGTGCCACCTCAGGGGCCTACATGCTCTCTTGGAAGACTATCTCCTGTCTATGTTGACGTCGAGACGCCCGATGACATTGCCGCcacctttgctttttccaaAAAGCATGATATTCGCATTGTAATCAAGAACACTGGACATGACTATTTTGGACGCAGCGCTTCTGCGAACTCTTTGGCCATGCGAACCAACAACTTGAAAAACATGGCCTTCGAACCGGAGTTTACGGCCCACAACTGCCCTGCCGCTAATAAAAAGAAcattggcatcattggcGCTGGCGTTAACGCAGCGCAGGCAattggcttcttcagcaAACATGGCATGTCGGTTACAACTGGAGCCTGCCCTACTGTTGGCATTGCCGGTGGATTTGGTTTGGGTGGCGGTCATGGCCCACTTACACCAACTCACGGTTTGATGGTGGACCAGGCTGTCGAGTTTGACGTTGTTACAACTGACGGCGTCTTCCGAACCATCAACGAGTGCAACGAGCCTGATCTCTTCTGGGCAATGCGTGGTGGCGGTGGTTCCTCGTTCGCTGTTCTTGTTAATTACAAGTTCCAGCTTCATCCAGAAGTAAGATGGGCTACGTGGCGAATCGAAGCAACGCTGAGCCCAGACAGCCCTGATATCACAGAGAATACTGTTCTAAGAGAAATTCTTGCTTCCGTATCGAACGAGCAATATGAGTGGTCCAAGAACCGTGTTACAGGTTATGATACGGTGTCACATACCTTTGTCAGCTTCTTTCAGATTCTGCCCGACTCAGGAGATGCATTGGCAAAACTTAAGAAAGCTACAGCCAACTTCCACTCATTCATGACAACCCATCCGGGAATCAAAGTCACGACAGACCTTTACCAAGTCTTTGACAACCAACCAGAATTTTATGCCGGTGAAGCAGAAGGTATCGCCGCCGGTTCCATAGTTGGCGCTTCAATCTTAACTCCCAGTCGGCTTATCACTACTGACGACATCGAAACTCCTGAAAAGATTGACGCTCTTGTTTCTGCTTTCCTACAGGGCATGGAAACCGCTCGGAAACAGCTTGGAGAACTGGCAGCCGGAGTGGCATTCTTCCTTCTCAAAACAGGAGCAATCAACACTCCCGACACAGAGCAGGCCACTAGCGTCAATCCCGCCTGGAGAAAAACATTATGGCATGTAATCGTCATTGCGGCTTGGCCTCCGGGTGCTCCAAAGGAAGTCAGCGACAAAATTGCTGCCACCGCGCGAAATGCTCTGGATGTGCTCAAAGCACCCCTGAGCGTGCAGGCTGCCTATTTCAATGAAGCCGATCCAGCTGAACCTAATTGGGAGAACGTCTTCTTTGGCGAGCCTTACGAGAAGCTACTTGCTATTAAGAAGAAGTGGGATCCTGATACCGTACTCAACTGTGCGAAGTGTGTTGGGTATCTAGGGGAACAAGATCCGATGTACTCTTGCGATAGCAAGAATCCCATTCCCTCGGTCCCGTACCCATTCGGTCTAGCTGAATCTGCTATCATCGATGATGGCAACCTTATAATTGATATACAAAAAGAACTGTAGCACAACAGGAGGGCCTAATTCTGGCGGAATGGTTTACCAGAGTTATGTCTGTTAGCTCTAGGGTACAGGGATCTGGTAGATCAATTGAAGGACTGGCAAAGCAGCATAAtcttaaatttattatttgaTGAAACCGAAGTTCTAAGCAAGTAATTCTTAAGTGCACAGATATGCATACACCTACCAACTTAAGTCACccataaataaataatacaaGTCATCCTTACATACCCAGTCGCTATGTAAgacggtacatgtattcatgCACCATTAGCATCAACTTATCTCAAAATCATGGCAATTCTTGCTTTCTACTTTCACATCCTTTACAAGAGAGACGCACGATTCGGATTTACACACATCATGTAGTTCACATCCGTAACCAAATTTGGCTAACCGTATTCATTCATTCTACAGCATGGGTTGATAATCCCCAGATACGTATGTGCAGTGGCAAATCCACTATGTAGACAAATATTTACATCAAAGTTccctcatctccaacaaTCCGTAATCTGCTTAAACAGCGGGGAGGACCCAGGTGGTGACAGAGTTGGTAGGGACGTTGCCGCTCCACTCCTGGCCACTGGAGGTGCTCAGGTGGATGTAAATGTCGTTGCCGAAGGTGTTCTCGATGACGACCGTGCGGGTACCATCGGGGTTGAGAGAAGCAACAGACTGAACACCGCCGCTGCCGGAGTAAGTGTagctgccggtgccgctCAGGACGGTAGCTCCAACGGGCATGAACTTGGAGAACTGGGCCATCATGTAGTAAGCAGTCTGGAAGGTGTACTGGccgttgttgatggtgacgagACCAGTGCAAGTGCCGCAGCCACCGCTGGACAGGTGAGGGCCGTCCTGGGCAGTGGTGCCGAGGGTCCATGCAGCAACACCACGGGCCCAGTTCTGGAGAGGTCCCATGGTGAAGGAGGCGGCCTGGTTCCAAGCACCAGTGGAGGGGGTCCAGCACTCAGTCATGTACTGGTCAGTGTTGGGGTAGGAGTTGTGGAAGTTGGTCAGGACAGTCCAGTCCAGGTTAGTGGCGTAGCAGTGCCATGCAACGGCAGAGACATCGTCTGCGGCGATGCCCATGACCTGCTCGGGGAAATCAGGTTGGTCTGCGAACAGTTATGTCAGCTACATGAATCACGGTCTGTAAGTAATGAGGATCGAAACATACCAGTGTTGTGGTCGTAAGCCCAGATCTTGGTGCTCAGACCGGCCGCCTTCAAGGCAGGGGCGACGTAGTTCTGGATCAGGTCTCCCTGCTCGTACGAGAACATGTACATGGTGGGATAGCCAGCCTGGCTGTTCAGGGGCTCGTTCTGGAGGGTAATGGCATTGATGGTGGCGCCGTGCGACTCGAATGCCTGGATGTACTTGACAAAGTACTGGGCAAAAGCAGCCGAGTACTGAGCACCGTTGTTGGTGAGGTAACCATCGTTcaggttgttgttgttggtgttgccgtcAATGGCGTTGTTCAGCTTCATCCATCCAGGAGCACTCCAGGGAGATCCAAAGATCTGGAGGTTGGAGTTGAGGCCCTTCATCTGAGCCAGCATGGTGGCCATGGCAGTACCACGGTCTCCGAGGTTGAAGCCAGTCATGCCAGGGTCAGCGTTGCCGCCGTTGTCGTCATAAGTGTAGGCTGGGTCGCCAGACAAGTCAGAGGCACCGATGGTATGGCGCATGAGAGAGAAGctagcaccagcaccagtCATGAGCTCGTTGAGCAGCTGGCTGAGGGTGCTGGCAGACAGCTCGTTGAAGGCAGTGACGGTGGCATCAGTCACGGCAGCACCGAAACCGACGATCTTCTGCTTGTAGCCACTGCTGGTGTCGTCGATGGACAGGTTCCAAGTAGATGGGCCAGGGCTTCCATTGCCTTGAACGGGAGCAGCAATGGAGGTGAGCTTGTAGTTACCAGCCTGGTTGGATGCGTAGGCCTGGGCACCGGCAGCACGAGGGCTGTGAGCGGGCTCCGAAGGCATAGCAACGCTGATGGCGGCTTGGCCAAGCATGGAGGCGATGAGAGCGTAACGCATTTTGGCGGTTTGGGAACTTGAAACTTTGACTTGTAGCTTACAacctttgaagagcttgagctgTCGATCTTCAAGAGTTCTAaactcaactcaacaacGTCTTCTTATAGGAATCTCTCAACTCCCTTAAACACCCCAAGCACCCCCTCATCCCCTTACAACGCATGTCAATCACGACCCAGAAAGATATAATCACCATCCTTCTTTGTCCTAGTAGAATCGACAAGGAAGACTAGAAGCCACCCGCGAACAAGGAACATCATCAGAGGCGGAGGAGCGGGCTGAAGAGCGGCACCTCGCTGTCATTCCAATGAACAGGGAAGTTTCCAAGAAAACGGTCCCATCGAACATTTCTCCAACCAGTGTTGCTCTTTAAAAAGTCAACAAAGACCTGCCGTTTAGATCTTCGAATCTAGGGGCATCATTAATGCTGTTTTGAGCATCCACGTAATCTAAGTGCCGAAATACCCGTCCACACGGGTGCCGAACTTCCGCAGTAGACCGTTTTACACTGGCAGCACCACAACCCCATTCATAAAAGGCCCGAAGTGTtgtaaaagtaaaaaattaAGATGCATTGAATCATTGAGTAAAAGCTACGTTGTATCGCCGGAATTGCGAGAATGTGCGCTTTCTGCGGACATATCTGGCGGTAATTGAGTCTGGAGAGATAATCGGAATGGAACAAGACCACGATCAAGTTCGGATCCGAAGCAGGGATTGATGAACAGcgcatcatcgccgttgcGGGGTCAGATTTCAGCAACACGAATGATGGGACTGCTTGTTtcagaaacaaacaaagtCCTTGATGAGAAGTTGCAGCGGAGATTTGATGAGAAAATAGCTTCACTGGTCGAAAGACCGTAATCCGTCATAGCCGTGTCCCCTTTACAATGCCCTTACTTCCCAAGAGATTTAGGAAGCTGGATATAATGCATGACGTGCACAAGGGCGTAGTTATCAAAGTTGTGATACTGTTTCCTACATATTCATGAACTGATTCAATAACGTCATGTTTGGTAAACAATGAGCCATCCTTTGCAAATCTGGGGGCGGCAACCAGGCGTGGCCCAGACGAAATAGGCTCAGCGGATTTAAGGTTATCCAAAGAGCCTAAGCAACGTTATACCATAGGCAAATATCCCAAAGGATGCAACTCCTACGAGTTGGGTGGATAAAAGACAAATCTTATCTTCAAGCACGTGTCTTGCCGGCTGTGATCTTACGCGCCCGTATCTTATATGCCGTGTATAGTCTCACCCCAGATCTAGCGTTGCAATCAGTTGGCGATCAGTTAAGCGCTGTGTCTGCTACGATAAAGAAACAGATTGCTCCGCTTTCGAAATCTGTCTATATCGTCTAGTTGCCGTTGATGGCATGTGTACTCCATAGTAAGCTCTATTCATGCGCCGATGGGAAGGCAGTAATTGTTCACATCCCAAGTAGGTAGCTCGTGGAGTCTTTGCAATAGCATGAAACCCTACTATGTCGAATACTATCTTCCAATGCCCTACTAGTGCGAACTTTGAAATCGAGCAGTCCAGGGTAAATCCTGGCAACCTGGATATTTTTCAACCATAGTTTATCATCGCAAATGAGCGACCAGCAATATCTCCTTCCATATTAGCATTATCCTTGAAGAAAGTCAGATTATTCTTCCGAAAGCCATTAGGCTCTTTGTTTTCGTACGAGAGGACGGGTTGACGGAAGACGGCACACTGAGGATTCTCCCCTGCCCCTGGCCCTGTTCTAGACCACCAATCGAAAGAGGTCTTGACTCAGGAAGAAGCACACATCATATGATCGTGTCAATATGACGCCCGAGTTTCTTTACCCTACAGATAATGAAATCCATTTTGTCACTTTGTTACTTCTGCCTCAAATAATGTAAATTGATGCGATGCGAGGTTGTTCCTTGCAAGAGACTTAGTCTTTGCCACAAAGATACCATATACAAATACAAAGTGAGCTACTGCATTGAGAATAACAGATAAAACTGCGCTTTGAGTTATTCAAGAACTATTACTGAAACAATC
This genomic interval from Trichoderma breve strain T069 chromosome 7 map unlocalized scaffold00008, whole genome shotgun sequence contains the following:
- a CDS encoding glycosyl hydrolase family 30 TIM-barrel domain-containing protein, whose protein sequence is MRYALIASMLGQAAISVAMPSEPAHSPRAAGAQAYASNQAGNYKLTSIAAPVQGNGSPGPSTWNLSIDDTSSGYKQKIVGFGAAVTDATVTAFNELSASTLSQLLNELMTGAGASFSLMRHTIGASDLSGDPAYTYDDNGGNADPGMTGFNLGDRGTAMATMLAQMKGLNSNLQIFGSPWSAPGWMKLNNAIDGNTNNNNLNDGYLTNNGAQYSAAFAQYFVKYIQAFESHGATINAITLQNEPLNSQAGYPTMYMFSYEQGDLIQNYVAPALKAAGLSTKIWAYDHNTDQPDFPEQVMGIAADDVSAVAWHCYATNLDWTVLTNFHNSYPNTDQYMTECWTPSTGAWNQAASFTMGPLQNWARGVAAWTLGTTAQDGPHLSSGGCGTCTGLVTINNGQYTFQTAYYMMAQFSKFMPVGATVLSGTGSYTYSGSGGVQSVASLNPDGTRTVVIENTFGNDIYIHLSTSSGQEWSGNVPTNSVTTWVLPAV
- a CDS encoding FAD binding domain-containing protein encodes the protein MSLMGTVLGVLANLTAPTSGVGSFTCQPGHSCWPSLQEWDAFNQTVSGRLKVPVILSSPCFPNSPNFNEEECASVLGSYGDGFFRQSIHGALQNTAWEGCGNENCFPGIVPPQGPTCSLGRLSPVYVDVETPDDIAATFAFSKKHDIRIVIKNTGHDYFGRSASANSLAMRTNNLKNMAFEPEFTAHNCPAANKKNIGIIGAGVNAAQAIGFFSKHGMSVTTGACPTVGIAGGFGLGGGHGPLTPTHGLMVDQAVEFDVVTTDGVFRTINECNEPDLFWAMRGGGGSSFAVLVNYKFQLHPEVRWATWRIEATLSPDSPDITENTVLREILASVSNEQYEWSKNRVTGYDTVSHTFVSFFQILPDSGDALAKLKKATANFHSFMTTHPGIKVTTDLYQVFDNQPEFYAGEAEGIAAGSIVGASILTPSRLITTDDIETPEKIDALVSAFLQGMETARKQLGELAAGVAFFLLKTGAINTPDTEQATSVNPAWRKTLWHVIVIAAWPPGAPKEVSDKIAATARNALDVLKAPLSVQAAYFNEADPAEPNWENVFFGEPYEKLLAIKKKWDPDTVLNCAKCVGYLGEQDPMYSCDSKNPIPSVPYPFGLAESAIIDDGNLIIDIQKEL
- a CDS encoding aminotransferase class-V domain-containing protein, producing the protein MVESMDATNSPPFGRAFREKYFMFKPGFIHLNQGSYGGYPRPVRDALRSVQDAVQAEPDSFVRYTYPKKLDEIRERVANLVQAASTDEIVLVPNATLALNTVLRNLRYEPGDLIAYVQGTYGAIEKTVDYLVESTPVESVRVPFDPTTDDDDTLVGAFRLVLQEHQGRIRVAIFDTVLSMPGLRIPFERLTEICREFGVLSAIDGAHGIGMIDLDLEKLGADFLTSNCHKWLFVPHTCAILYVASKNQGLMRSSLPTSHGFQPLPEILQKKQYTSPYELPASKNPFVFQFSYTGTIDNGPPLCIPAAMDFRRDICGGEEAIQAYCRDLARDGEKLAVEILQTRTLPMPETKRVAFANVQLPLNISSSSTGENVDSIPLEDVSNVINFILQHLAQDYNTFINLGFISGSLWARFSAQVYLELKDFEYGAKALKELCERVLKREYVKV
- a CDS encoding endoribonuclease l-PSP domain-containing protein, which gives rise to MPSPQPVSTDAAPAPISLFSQAQVYNGLVYCSGNIGIDPKTGKQVEGTVKDRTEQTIRNISATLEAANSSLKRIIKVNVYLTTMDNFGPMNEGYAKFFSAPFPARTCVSVAGLPMGSDVEIECVAALNE